The Weissella confusa DNA window ATCCTCACGAAAGGCCTTACGAACAGCGTGTTCTTGACCAGAGGTTCCCTGCAACTCAGTATACTTTACAATACGATTCCAAATACGTTCTTCCATGTTGTATCACACTTTCTTTTTTACTTGTGCAAATCTAGAATGGCGCGGATTTGCGCTTCCAACATGCCAATACCAACAACGTTTGCGCCACCTTCAGGCAAAATAATGTCAGCGTATCGCTTCGTTGGTTCAACGAATTGGTGATACATTGGCTTAACCGTTGCCAAGTATTGGTTTACAACTGATTCTGTCGTACGACCGCGTTCAACGATGTCACGTTGCATGCGACGGATGAAACGCAAATCGTCATCTGTGTCAACGTAAACCTTAATGTCTAACATGTCACGCAATTCAGGTTCAGTGAATAGCAAAACACCTTCCACGATGATAACGTCTGATGCTTCAACTGTGACTGTCTTATCAGAACGCGTGTGGGCAGCATAGTCATACGTTGGTTGTTCGATTGATTCGCGTTGCAACAATTGCTTCAATTGGGCAATCAACAAATCGTTATCTAATGAATCCGGGTGATCGTAGTTCGTCGCAACGCGTTGCGTCATACTCTTTTCACTTTGATCCTTGTAATAAGCGTCTTGTGGGATCATAACCACAGATTCACCCTTCAAGCGCTCGATGATTTCACGGCTAACCGTTGTCTTACCTGAACCTGAACCACCAGTAACTCCGATAACAACTGGACGTGAATTAGACATAGTACAATCCTCTTTCTTCAATTCAATTCAATTCAATTCTTTAAATATAACTTATTGTAGGGGTAGTGTCACTGTAATGGTTGTCCCAACACCAACCTGGCTATCCAAATCAATTGTTCCCTTAGCTTGATTGACTAAGTCATTGACAATGGCAAGACCAAGACCGGTGCCTGGGATTGCTTGATTACGTGACTTGTCAATTCGATAAAAGCGTTCGAAAATGCGATTTTGTTGCTCACTTGGAATTCCGAGGCCAGTGTCCTTAACGGCAACCACAAATTCAGAAGCCGTGACCATGGCGGACACTTTAACCAATCCATCCTGACGATTGTACTTAACAGCGTTAACAATCAAGTTCGTCAAAATTTGGCGAAGCACGGTTGCGTCTTGCGTTACCGTAAAGGATGGCGCAACCTCATTCTGTAGGGTTAAATGTTGCTTTTCGGCACTCTCGGCTTGTGACTTAAAGATGTCATTAACCATATCAGACAATTTGATTGGCGTTGCATTTTCCTGACGTTCAGGCACTTTAGCAATCGTCAAAATATCCTCGGTCAACTCCAATAAACGGTTAGTTTCCGATTGGATAATGGTCAAGAACTCCTGACGTGCGTCTGGATCGTCCTGTGCCCCGCCTAGCAACGTTTCCGTAAAGCCGGCAATGGCCGTTAACGGTGTACGCAATTCATGTGAAGCATTTGCGATAAAGGCACTTTGCATATCCTGCATCTGCGTAACCTCAGTCATATCGTAAAGCAAAACCAATAATTCGTGGTGACGTTCGCGCGTTTCATAGTAAACCAACGAAACGTCGACGATGCGGGCATCCAACTTCACCAGCTCACGAACATGCGTTTGTCGCTTTAATGATTGTTCGAACAACGATAATAGGCGGTGATTTTTAATAACATCATCATACTGTCGTCCCACAACGTTCTGCGTCAGCCCCAGTAATGTTTGAGCTTGTGGATTAGTCTGAATAATCGTTCGTTCAGGTGTAATACGCAAGGCGCCAAGTGGCATGTTAGCCATCAGAGCAGCCAATGTACTTCCTTGTTGTTGTAGCAATTTAATGCGGTTACGATTTAATCGCTGCACATCATTAATCGCTTCAGCCAACGGTGCTAATGAATCGTCCGGACGCATCAAGATGTGCCCCGCGCGCGTATTATCTGTTTGTAAATCCCGCAATTTATCAATAAAAATCGCCATGTGTTGATCACGACGTTGTTGTTGCAAGTCCAACACCAATGTTGCAACGCCAGCCAAAATCATCGATAACAACAATAACAAATGCGCTTTTGGCATTCGCGTTTCATCACCTGTTAACGCAGCTACCAGGAAAAGTCCCCAGATGAGTACGAAGAACAAGGCCCAGAAAACGACAAAACGTTTCGCGTTATGCATTAACTCTGATTGCATGTTTGTCCTCCTTATTCAGCTGTCGGTTGATTGTCGAAACGGTAGCCAAAACCACGAACCGTCTTCAGATGGACAGGATGCTTTGGATCATTCTCAATCTTATCGCGCAAGTGTGAAAGGTGCATGTCAACCATACGCGTATCTGGACCAGTATACTCATAGCCCCAAACACCGTGCAGAATCGTTTCACGACTCAAAACACGTCCCTCACGTTCAGCCATATAAGCTAACAATTCATATTCCTTCGGGGTCAGTTTAATAACCTCACCGTCACGTTGCACAACCATCCTGTCAAAGTCGATCATGATATTGCCGAATTGCTTCGTCTTATTCTCGTTTTTACTCTCGGGTGTCGTGACGTCAAAGCGACGTAACACGGCTCGTACACGTGCAATCACTTCACGCGGACTAAATGGTTTCGTCACGTAATCATCAGCACCAATCTCCAACCCTAAAATTTTGTCAACTTCCTCATCCAAAGCAGTCAACATGATAATGGGAATACGGTTCTTTTCGGCGCGTAATTCGCGAGTGACTTCAACACCACTTTTGCCCGGCAGCATCACATCCAACAGCATAATATCAATTGGTTGTTCAGCCAGTGTTGCAATGGCGCTTGGACCATCGGTCGCACTGACAACATCAAAACCTGATTTTTTCAGATTGTATGTCAGCAATGTCACCAAAGAAGGTTCATCATCAACAACTAAAACTGTCGTCATCACGGTAACTCCTGTGTTTAATATTACTTCTAGTGTACCACGACTTTGCTGGCTTCTGACCGGTAATTCCAACTTTTCGTCATAACTAAATGAGCGTTCGTTTAATTAAGTCTGCAAAATAAAAAGGCATTACTGCCCTTTTACTTTATGAGGCTATGGTTGTGCCAGCTTCAAAGCGTGTTTACGACTAATGGCCTTAATAGCAAACATGCCGGCTAACATCATCGCACCTAGGAGAAACACGGTCCACTCCCCCATTTCGGAAACACCATACCCAAATGCAATTGTGATAATTGGCGCGAATAAATCCGTCGCAAAAAATGAAATACCGAAAACACGTCCCAAGTATTCTGGTGCACTATCTTGTTGCCGCACTGTATTGATCTTAATGACAAATGACGCACGCGCAAAGCCGTTTAAGATGACTAGCACGATGAATACCCACAACGTTTGAACAAACGTGCCTAATATGAATGCGACTCCCAACACGTAAAAGTCCCAGTATAGCGTTTTCAATGAATTTAGATGTGGCAAGCGGGCGAATAGCAAACCAGCTACGATTCCAGCTACCGCAGCCAGCGTTAAAGCAGTCGAATAATCAGTCGCAGTTCCGTGATAACTGTGTTGAATCAAGAATGGCATCGCGATGATAAAGCCCTCAAAAAAGAAATTACTCCACATCGTTAGCAACATCGACTCGAACAACCGTGGCTGAGAGACGACATAACGATAACCGCCAATCAAGCTTTGCCAAAACGATTCTGACTGGACGCTCTCGTGTTTTGGCGTTGGTTGATACTTAATTGCTAGATTCAATCCGACTGTAATTAACAACATCACGCCAAAGATTTGTAGAAATGATTGTAGGTCAATCCATTTCAAGTGCAATAGTAGTCCACCAACTAGCGGTCCGAAGGCTTGTCCCGTTGAGAAAGCAGCGGATGCCCAAGCGTTAAATCGGGCTAACGCACTCGTCTTAATAACGTCTGGTAAAATCGCACGAGCGGCCGGATACGCGAATGAGACGTCGACATTTAAGATAAACGTCAAAGCAAACAACAACCAAAGTTGCGGATGTGCGGGATTAATCACCATCGACAACGTCAACGTCCCAATCGCTCCGAATAAATCGGCCCCCAGCAATACCCATTTACGATTAAACCGGTCCAATACTGATCCAACATACACATCATTCAATAGATAAACCAGGAACCCAAATCCGGTCAACCATCCCAATACTTGTGCGTTACCGTAACTTGAAACCAAGAACCAATTCAAACCAAATCGGTAAACACCATCACCAAAAACTGATGCAAAATTTGAAGCAAGCAATGGAAAACTAAACTTCGCTAATTTTGATTCTCTTTCTTGCATAGTTACCCCTCTCTGAAAAACATAATGTGCTTAGTGTATCAAACTCTGTCCGCCTCGTCACTGCTGATTTGTAAACAAAAAAACCAGAACCAACAATGTGGCTCTGGTTAAAAATGTTTTGATTATAGGAACTTGATGAAGACCACACCAGCGGCCATCACAACAACTCCCAAGATTTGAATACGTGACACGCTAATCTTGGCTGAACGCCACCAGCCGAATTGTTGAACCAACATAGATCCAACGATTTGACCAATCAATCCCATCGTAATCGTCAATCCCGCACCAATTTGAGGCACTGACAAAACGCTGGCGAAGACGAACAAACCACCAAGAATACCGCCGAGCCAGTTCCAGCTCTTAGATTGCTTCAATTCTGACATCTTTGGCAAACGCTTGTCCACAATCAATGCAACAATCGTGATCAAAATAAAGCCAACA harbors:
- the udk gene encoding uridine kinase; this encodes MSNSRPVVIGVTGGSGSGKTTVSREIIERLKGESVVMIPQDAYYKDQSEKSMTQRVATNYDHPDSLDNDLLIAQLKQLLQRESIEQPTYDYAAHTRSDKTVTVEASDVIIVEGVLLFTEPELRDMLDIKVYVDTDDDLRFIRRMQRDIVERGRTTESVVNQYLATVKPMYHQFVEPTKRYADIILPEGGANVVGIGMLEAQIRAILDLHK
- a CDS encoding sensor histidine kinase, which encodes MQSELMHNAKRFVVFWALFFVLIWGLFLVAALTGDETRMPKAHLLLLLSMILAGVATLVLDLQQQRRDQHMAIFIDKLRDLQTDNTRAGHILMRPDDSLAPLAEAINDVQRLNRNRIKLLQQQGSTLAALMANMPLGALRITPERTIIQTNPQAQTLLGLTQNVVGRQYDDVIKNHRLLSLFEQSLKRQTHVRELVKLDARIVDVSLVYYETRERHHELLVLLYDMTEVTQMQDMQSAFIANASHELRTPLTAIAGFTETLLGGAQDDPDARQEFLTIIQSETNRLLELTEDILTIAKVPERQENATPIKLSDMVNDIFKSQAESAEKQHLTLQNEVAPSFTVTQDATVLRQILTNLIVNAVKYNRQDGLVKVSAMVTASEFVVAVKDTGLGIPSEQQNRIFERFYRIDKSRNQAIPGTGLGLAIVNDLVNQAKGTIDLDSQVGVGTTITVTLPLQ
- a CDS encoding response regulator transcription factor → MTTVLVVDDEPSLVTLLTYNLKKSGFDVVSATDGPSAIATLAEQPIDIMLLDVMLPGKSGVEVTRELRAEKNRIPIIMLTALDEEVDKILGLEIGADDYVTKPFSPREVIARVRAVLRRFDVTTPESKNENKTKQFGNIMIDFDRMVVQRDGEVIKLTPKEYELLAYMAEREGRVLSRETILHGVWGYEYTGPDTRMVDMHLSHLRDKIENDPKHPVHLKTVRGFGYRFDNQPTAE
- a CDS encoding MFS transporter; this encodes MQERESKLAKFSFPLLASNFASVFGDGVYRFGLNWFLVSSYGNAQVLGWLTGFGFLVYLLNDVYVGSVLDRFNRKWVLLGADLFGAIGTLTLSMVINPAHPQLWLLFALTFILNVDVSFAYPAARAILPDVIKTSALARFNAWASAAFSTGQAFGPLVGGLLLHLKWIDLQSFLQIFGVMLLITVGLNLAIKYQPTPKHESVQSESFWQSLIGGYRYVVSQPRLFESMLLTMWSNFFFEGFIIAMPFLIQHSYHGTATDYSTALTLAAVAGIVAGLLFARLPHLNSLKTLYWDFYVLGVAFILGTFVQTLWVFIVLVILNGFARASFVIKINTVRQQDSAPEYLGRVFGISFFATDLFAPIITIAFGYGVSEMGEWTVFLLGAMMLAGMFAIKAISRKHALKLAQP